A portion of the Pseudomonas sp. GR 6-02 genome contains these proteins:
- a CDS encoding sensor domain-containing diguanylate cyclase → MSQLWTDVTIGSLTLALIVALIWRDRSLQKQLAECRALIDSLTEGQSIHQEGDAERFKRSQYFARIGTWDWEVDTDKLYWSDAIYGMFGFKIGEVTPSYALFCSCVHPDDRVKVRAGELRCLETGENHDEEYRVVWPDGSIRWLRETGNVVKNEHDATIKMMGVVRDITEEKASASYLQHLAHYDPLTGLPNRLVLEERLSAALEHARLSATRVALVFVDLNGFKAINDHYGHAAGDRVLVTTATRLKKILRSTDTVARIGGDEFVVILQGLPQGNSLQDEARSICQKIFIELAPPVTIGNDQRHIGSSLGVAVFPDHAPSMDRLIHIADLAMYEAKRSGNNQYRLGNISPIRVHSE, encoded by the coding sequence ATGAGTCAGCTCTGGACCGACGTCACCATCGGCTCGCTGACCCTTGCCCTGATCGTCGCGCTGATTTGGCGCGATCGTTCGCTGCAAAAGCAGTTGGCCGAGTGCCGTGCGCTGATCGATAGCCTCACCGAGGGACAAAGTATCCACCAGGAAGGCGACGCCGAGCGCTTCAAACGCAGTCAATACTTCGCCCGCATCGGCACCTGGGACTGGGAGGTTGATACCGACAAGCTCTATTGGTCGGATGCAATCTATGGGATGTTCGGGTTCAAGATCGGCGAGGTGACGCCCTCCTACGCCCTGTTCTGTTCCTGTGTGCACCCGGACGACCGGGTCAAGGTCCGCGCCGGTGAATTGCGTTGCCTGGAAACCGGCGAAAACCACGACGAGGAATACCGCGTGGTCTGGCCGGACGGCAGCATCCGCTGGCTGCGGGAGACCGGCAATGTGGTCAAGAATGAGCATGACGCAACGATCAAGATGATGGGCGTGGTCCGCGACATCACCGAAGAAAAAGCCTCCGCCAGTTATCTGCAGCACCTGGCCCATTACGACCCGCTGACCGGCCTGCCCAATCGCCTAGTGCTCGAAGAGCGCCTGTCCGCTGCCCTGGAACACGCCCGCCTTAGCGCCACGCGGGTGGCGCTGGTGTTTGTCGACCTCAATGGGTTCAAGGCGATCAACGACCACTATGGCCATGCGGCCGGCGACCGCGTGCTGGTCACCACCGCAACACGCCTGAAGAAAATCCTGCGTTCAACCGACACCGTCGCCCGGATCGGCGGCGACGAGTTCGTGGTCATCCTCCAAGGACTTCCCCAAGGCAACAGCCTGCAAGACGAAGCCCGCAGCATCTGCCAGAAAATCTTCATCGAACTCGCACCGCCGGTGACCATTGGCAACGACCAGCGCCACATCGGCAGCAGCCTTGGGGTTGCGGTGTTCCCGGACCATGCGCCGAGCATGGACCGGTTGATTCACATTGCCGACCTGGCGATGTATGAGGCCAAGCGCAGCGGGAATAATCAGTATCGGTTGGGGAACATCAGCCCGATACGCGTACACAGCGAATAG
- a CDS encoding MFS transporter — protein MTASIHSGRSRTSAIFRVTSGNFLEQFDFFLFGFYATQIAAVFFPASSEFASLMMTFAVFGAGFLMRPLGAVILGAYIDDVGRRKGLIVTLSIMASGTILIVLVPGYETIGLFAPAIVLIGRLLQGFSAGAELGGVSVYLAEIATPGNKGFFTSWQSASQQVAIIVAAALGYGLNQWMAPTMIADWGWRIPFFVGCMIVPFIFFLRRNLEETEEFTARKHRPSMGDVFRTLGQNWVIVFAGMMMVALTTTAFYLITVYAPTFGKTVLHLNTSDALLVTLLVGVSNFFWLPIGGALSDRIGRRPVLIAMALLTLATAYPALTYLVQAPSFINMLLVLLWLSFIYGLYNGAMIAALTEIMPVEVRVAGFSLAYSLATAVFGGFTPAISTFLIQYTGDKAAPGYWMSFAAFCALCATLFLYRRASGRLQPAVS, from the coding sequence ATGACAGCATCAATCCATTCCGGTCGCTCCCGGACCAGTGCGATTTTCCGAGTGACCTCGGGCAACTTCCTCGAGCAATTCGATTTCTTCCTTTTCGGCTTCTATGCCACGCAGATCGCTGCCGTATTTTTCCCTGCCAGCAGCGAGTTTGCGTCCCTGATGATGACGTTCGCGGTGTTCGGCGCGGGCTTCCTGATGCGTCCGTTGGGCGCCGTGATACTGGGCGCTTACATCGATGATGTGGGGCGCCGCAAAGGGCTGATCGTCACCCTGTCGATCATGGCCAGCGGTACGATTCTGATTGTGCTGGTGCCCGGATACGAAACCATCGGGCTGTTCGCCCCGGCCATCGTGCTGATCGGCCGATTGCTGCAAGGCTTCTCGGCCGGTGCGGAACTGGGCGGTGTATCGGTGTACCTCGCGGAGATCGCCACTCCCGGCAACAAAGGTTTCTTCACCAGTTGGCAATCCGCGAGCCAGCAAGTGGCGATCATCGTCGCGGCGGCTTTGGGCTATGGTCTGAACCAATGGATGGCGCCGACGATGATTGCCGATTGGGGATGGCGGATTCCGTTTTTCGTCGGCTGCATGATCGTGCCTTTCATCTTCTTCCTGCGCCGTAACCTGGAAGAAACCGAAGAGTTCACCGCCCGTAAACACCGGCCAAGCATGGGCGACGTGTTCCGCACCCTGGGACAGAACTGGGTCATCGTGTTCGCCGGGATGATGATGGTCGCCCTGACCACTACCGCGTTCTATCTGATCACCGTGTACGCGCCGACCTTCGGCAAAACCGTGCTGCACCTCAATACCTCCGATGCGCTGTTGGTGACCTTGCTGGTGGGCGTTTCGAATTTTTTCTGGTTGCCGATTGGCGGCGCGCTTTCAGATCGCATCGGTCGTCGCCCGGTACTGATCGCCATGGCGTTACTGACGTTGGCCACGGCCTACCCAGCGCTGACCTATCTGGTGCAAGCACCGAGTTTCATCAACATGCTGTTGGTGCTGCTGTGGCTGTCGTTCATTTATGGCTTGTACAACGGCGCAATGATCGCCGCACTGACGGAAATCATGCCGGTCGAGGTTCGGGTCGCAGGTTTCTCTTTGGCATATAGCCTGGCGACGGCGGTGTTCGGCGGTTTCACACCGGCCATATCGACCTTCCTGATCCAGTACACCGGCGATAAGGCCGCACCCGGTTACTGGATGAGTTTCGCCGCGTTCTGTGCCCTGTGCGCGACGCTGTTTCTCTATCGCCGTGCCTCTGGCCGCCTGCAACCGGCCGTGTCGTGA
- a CDS encoding substrate-binding domain-containing protein — MKRFFNFTALALVASLGLSSIAQAEEIRVMTSGGFTAAYKILGPKFAESSGNTLDTALGPSMGKAPEAIPNRLARGEKADVVIMVGYALDDLIKQGKVDPASRVELADSRIGMVVREGAPKPDISSVEGLKKTLLDAKSVAYSDSASGVYIEDQLFKRLGIENQLKPKSKMIPKIPVGSVVATGDYQLGFQQVSELLPVPGVSFVAKIPESVQSVTRFAAGIPVNAQHPAEAKALLEYLASSAAQPDVKATGLDSVSH, encoded by the coding sequence ATGAAAAGGTTTTTCAACTTTACCGCCCTGGCCCTGGTGGCCAGTCTCGGTCTGAGTTCGATCGCCCAGGCTGAAGAAATCCGTGTAATGACCTCCGGTGGTTTCACGGCGGCCTACAAAATCCTCGGTCCGAAATTCGCCGAGTCTAGCGGCAACACCCTGGACACCGCCCTCGGTCCATCCATGGGAAAGGCCCCGGAAGCGATTCCCAATCGTCTGGCCCGCGGTGAGAAAGCCGACGTGGTCATCATGGTCGGCTATGCCCTCGACGACCTGATCAAGCAAGGCAAAGTCGATCCCGCTTCACGGGTCGAACTGGCGGATTCGCGGATCGGCATGGTGGTGCGTGAAGGTGCGCCGAAGCCGGACATCAGCTCGGTGGAAGGCCTGAAAAAAACCCTGCTCGACGCCAAGTCAGTCGCCTACTCCGACAGTGCCAGCGGCGTGTATATCGAGGATCAATTGTTCAAGCGTCTGGGCATCGAAAACCAGCTCAAACCCAAATCGAAGATGATCCCGAAAATCCCGGTGGGCTCGGTGGTTGCCACCGGCGATTATCAACTGGGCTTCCAGCAGGTCAGCGAATTGCTACCGGTGCCTGGGGTGAGTTTTGTGGCAAAAATTCCGGAATCGGTGCAATCGGTCACCCGTTTCGCCGCCGGTATTCCGGTCAATGCGCAACACCCGGCCGAGGCCAAGGCGCTGCTTGAGTACCTGGCCTCCAGCGCAGCCCAGCCGGACGTAAAAGCGACGGGGCTGGACTCAGTCAGCCACTGA
- a CDS encoding LysR family transcriptional regulator: MTINFDLNDLQAFRAVVEQGSFRKAADTVRISQPALSRRIEKLEDALGVKLFERTTRRVSLTQAGRGFMPSVERLLDDLDVALLGISEVASTRLGHVTVACVPSAAYYFMPRVIAHYHRQFPRIKVKVLDSSAHEVLSAVVNGEADFGLSFMGTLEAEVEFEPLVQEGYVVACRRDHPLAGRSSVTWDEFYQQDYISLDKTSGNRFLLDQALAGVVPQRPSICETRHVTTMIGLVEAGLGVAAVPLMAMPAADHPILTRVPLTDPQVMRNVGLIKRRGRTLTPAALALERLVVEMKVQQPSVSG, encoded by the coding sequence ATGACCATCAACTTCGACCTTAACGATCTGCAAGCCTTTCGCGCCGTGGTGGAGCAGGGCAGCTTTCGCAAGGCTGCGGACACCGTACGCATCTCCCAACCAGCCCTCAGCCGGCGGATCGAAAAGCTCGAAGACGCTCTGGGCGTGAAATTGTTCGAACGCACGACTCGCCGGGTCAGCCTGACTCAGGCCGGGCGTGGTTTCATGCCCAGCGTCGAACGCCTGCTGGATGACCTGGACGTGGCGCTACTGGGTATCAGCGAAGTCGCCTCGACCCGGCTCGGGCATGTCACCGTCGCCTGTGTGCCGTCGGCGGCGTACTACTTCATGCCGCGTGTGATCGCCCATTACCATCGGCAATTTCCGCGGATCAAGGTCAAGGTGCTCGACTCCAGTGCTCACGAGGTATTGAGTGCCGTGGTCAACGGTGAAGCGGACTTCGGCTTGAGCTTCATGGGCACCCTGGAGGCCGAAGTCGAATTCGAGCCGCTGGTGCAGGAAGGTTATGTGGTGGCGTGCAGACGAGATCACCCCCTTGCAGGACGCAGTAGCGTGACATGGGATGAGTTTTATCAGCAGGATTACATCTCGCTGGACAAGACTTCGGGCAATCGCTTTTTGCTGGATCAAGCGCTGGCTGGCGTGGTGCCGCAGCGGCCGAGCATCTGCGAAACCCGTCATGTGACGACCATGATCGGTCTGGTGGAGGCCGGGTTGGGCGTGGCTGCCGTGCCGTTGATGGCGATGCCGGCGGCGGACCACCCGATTCTGACGCGGGTACCGTTGACCGATCCGCAGGTGATGCGCAATGTCGGGTTGATCAAGCGCCGGGGTCGTACGTTAACCCCGGCGGCATTGGCGTTGGAGCGCCTGGTGGTGGAAATGAAAGTCCAGCAACCTTCGGTCAGTGGCTGA
- a CDS encoding monovalent cation:proton antiporter-2 (CPA2) family protein: MPHEGNLLQAAVVFLFAAVLAVPLAKRLQLGAVLGYLFAGVIIGPSVLGLIGNPQSVSHISELGVVLLLFIIGLELSPRRLWVMRKSVFGVGLAQVLLTGSVIGVLALFVFGQSLNSAIVLGLGLALSSTAFGLQSLAERKELTSPHGRLAFAILLFQDIAAIPLIAMVPLLAGGDHTSSAAEDLNHGLRVLGSIAVVVIGGRYLLRPVFRVVAKTGLPEVSTATALLVVIGTAWLMDLVGVSMALGAFLAGLLLADSEYRHELEAQIEPFKGLLLGLFFISVGMGANLSLLLSAPVVVLGLTLLLIAIKLPLLFVVGRLAGGLGKVNAIRLGIVLAAGGEFAFVVFKIGRDQGLFEPRLYDLLVLTITLSMALTPLLLLACARLVKPKVQPVEVPQKFREIDADTPRVVIAGMGRMGQIVARILRAQNIKFIALDTSVETIELSRSFGGVPVFYGDPMRPEILSAAKVEQAEFFVIATDDPDTNIKTAEVVHKLYPHIKIIARARNRQHVHRLVDVGAQAVRETYYSSLEMTRRTLVGLGLTQAQADARIKRFTHHDEQVLEAQHAVYDDAAKVMQTAQEARAELAKLFESDQLEEQAGKV; encoded by the coding sequence ATGCCCCATGAAGGCAACCTGTTACAAGCCGCTGTCGTCTTTTTGTTCGCGGCGGTGCTCGCCGTTCCCTTGGCCAAGCGCCTGCAATTGGGGGCGGTGCTCGGCTATCTGTTTGCCGGGGTGATCATCGGGCCGTCGGTGCTGGGTTTGATCGGTAATCCACAAAGCGTCAGCCACATCTCCGAACTCGGGGTGGTGTTGTTGCTGTTCATCATCGGCCTTGAGCTGTCGCCGCGACGTTTGTGGGTGATGCGCAAATCGGTGTTCGGCGTGGGCCTTGCGCAGGTGCTGTTGACCGGTTCGGTGATTGGTGTGCTGGCGTTGTTCGTGTTCGGCCAGTCCCTGAACAGTGCCATCGTGTTGGGCCTCGGCCTGGCGTTGTCGTCCACCGCGTTTGGCTTGCAAAGCCTGGCCGAGCGCAAGGAGCTGACCAGCCCCCATGGGCGGTTGGCGTTCGCGATTTTGCTGTTCCAGGACATCGCCGCGATCCCTTTGATCGCGATGGTGCCGTTGCTGGCCGGCGGTGATCACACCAGCAGCGCGGCCGAAGATTTGAACCATGGCTTGCGGGTGCTGGGCAGCATCGCGGTGGTGGTGATCGGCGGGCGTTATCTGTTGCGCCCGGTGTTTCGCGTGGTGGCCAAGACTGGTCTGCCGGAGGTGTCCACCGCCACCGCATTGCTGGTAGTGATCGGCACGGCGTGGCTGATGGATCTGGTGGGCGTGTCCATGGCACTCGGCGCGTTCCTCGCCGGTTTGCTGCTGGCGGACTCCGAATACCGTCACGAACTGGAAGCGCAGATCGAACCGTTCAAGGGCCTGCTGCTGGGGCTGTTTTTCATCAGCGTCGGCATGGGTGCCAACTTGAGTCTGCTGCTCAGTGCGCCGGTCGTGGTGCTGGGGCTGACCCTGCTGCTGATCGCCATCAAGCTGCCGCTGCTGTTTGTGGTCGGTCGACTGGCCGGAGGGTTGGGCAAGGTTAATGCGATTCGTCTGGGGATCGTGCTGGCGGCCGGTGGTGAGTTTGCCTTCGTGGTGTTCAAGATCGGTCGGGACCAGGGCTTGTTCGAGCCGCGCCTGTACGACTTGCTGGTGTTGACCATCACCCTGTCGATGGCGCTGACGCCGCTGTTGCTGCTCGCCTGCGCACGCCTGGTCAAACCCAAGGTGCAACCGGTGGAGGTGCCACAGAAGTTCCGTGAAATCGACGCCGATACGCCCCGCGTGGTCATTGCCGGCATGGGCCGTATGGGGCAGATCGTGGCGCGGATTCTGCGGGCGCAGAACATCAAGTTCATCGCCCTCGACACCTCGGTGGAAACCATCGAACTGTCCCGCAGCTTCGGCGGCGTGCCGGTGTTCTACGGCGACCCGATGCGCCCGGAAATCCTCAGCGCGGCCAAGGTCGAGCAAGCGGAGTTCTTTGTGATCGCCACCGATGATCCGGACACCAACATCAAGACGGCCGAGGTGGTGCACAAGCTGTATCCGCACATCAAAATCATCGCCCGTGCCCGTAACCGTCAGCATGTGCACCGGTTGGTGGATGTCGGGGCGCAGGCGGTGCGGGAAACCTATTACTCCAGCCTGGAAATGACCCGGCGCACCCTGGTTGGCCTGGGGCTGACCCAAGCCCAGGCGGATGCGCGGATCAAGCGCTTTACCCATCACGACGAACAGGTGCTGGAGGCTCAGCACGCGGTGTATGACGATGCGGCCAAGGTGATGCAGACGGCGCAGGAAGCGCGGGCGGAACTGGCGAAGTTGTTTGAGTCGGATCAGCTGGAAGAGCAAGCGGGCAAGGTTTGA
- a CDS encoding cytochrome b, translated as MTRDSAVHRYGKLSITLHWLMLALFVGVYGCIEIKGLLPRGSDLRGLFLGLHGLFGLSIFALVWVRLLGRLTPRPPITPALSTWQTGVSHLMHLALYVLMIATPLLAWLMLAAGGKPMPYFDFFLPAPVAVDPVLAKQFKHWHEWLGSAGYWLIGLHAAAGLVHHYWVRDNTLTRMLPKGFGAGVNERQR; from the coding sequence ATGACCCGAGATTCAGCAGTACACCGGTATGGAAAACTCTCGATCACCTTGCACTGGCTGATGTTGGCGCTGTTCGTCGGCGTTTATGGCTGCATCGAGATCAAAGGGCTACTGCCCCGTGGAAGTGATTTGAGGGGTCTTTTTCTGGGGCTTCACGGCTTATTCGGATTGAGCATTTTTGCGTTGGTCTGGGTCCGCCTGCTCGGGCGCCTCACCCCCCGGCCACCGATTACCCCGGCTCTGTCAACCTGGCAGACCGGCGTCTCGCACCTCATGCACCTGGCGCTGTATGTGCTGATGATTGCAACACCGCTATTGGCCTGGTTGATGCTGGCCGCCGGCGGCAAGCCAATGCCGTATTTCGATTTCTTCCTGCCGGCGCCGGTGGCGGTTGATCCCGTGCTGGCCAAGCAATTCAAGCATTGGCATGAGTGGCTCGGCAGTGCCGGTTACTGGCTGATCGGTTTGCACGCGGCGGCGGGGTTGGTCCATCACTACTGGGTTCGCGACAACACGCTCACGCGCATGCTGCCCAAGGGCTTTGGTGCGGGTGTCAACGAGCGTCAGCGATAA